The stretch of DNA CGGCGCGCGTCATCGTCAGCGAGGGCAACTACCTGCTCGCCTCCGAGACGCCATGGCCGTCGGTGCGCACAGCGTTCGACGAGGTGTGGTTCGCCGATGTCGACGACGCGCCGCGCATCGACCGGCTCACCGCCCGCCACGTGCGATTCGGCAAGAGTCCCGACGAGGCGGCGGCGTGGGTGGCGAGCGTCGACGAGCCCAACGCGAGAGCGATTCTCGCGGGTCGCGACAGTGCGGATCTGGTCGTCGACGTCGACGCGCTGGAGGCCTGGCACGAGGCCTGAGCGCCGTCAGAGAATGGGCTGCTCGTGCAGTTCGGAGCTCGCGATGGTGCCGTTCAGCTCGAGGTAGAGCTGACGCTCCGTGACCGAGAGGGTCATGGTGCTGCGGCGCTCGAGGGCTGCGACCGCGTCGTCGATGAAGCCGGGGTCGAAGCTGCGCAGCACGATCGCGTCGGCGCGGTGGATGCGCTTGCCCGCCCACGCGCCCGCCACCTTGGCCGGGTCCCTGTGGGTGTAGACGACGGTGCGGTCGGCGGACTTGCTGCCGTGGTGCAGACGTTCGGCGTCCGGTGATCCGATCTCGATCCACACCCTGAGCGCACCGGTGAGGTCGCGCACCAGCACCGCGGGCTCGTCGGTGGCAGACACCCCCTCGCTGAAGGCGATGCCCTCCTCGTATTCGAGGCAGTAGGCGAGCAGCCGGGTCACCATGTAGGCCTCGGTCTCGGACGGATGCCGGGCGACCCGCAGCGTGAGGTCTTCGTAGACGCCGCGGTCGACGTCGGCGAGTTGCACGGTGAAGGTGTGGATCGTCGCGCCGGCAGCCATGACGCCCGAGCCTACGCGGTGCGTTCGATCATCCGGACGCGGGGCCGTCGCCGGCATCGAGCTCGTCGGCGTCGTCGGCGTCGTCCATGCGGACGGCTCGGGAGTCGGCATCCGCCCACGACCGGCACACGTCGACGTCGAGCGGGAAGTCGATGGGGAAGCGGCCGAACATGATCCGCGTGGCCTCGGCGGCAGCCGTCCGCACCGCGGCGACGACCTCGTCGGCGAGAGCCTCGGGCGTGTGCACCAGCACCTCGTCGTGCAGGAAGAAGACGAGGTGTGGTCGGTCGGCCAGCTCGAGGTCGGCGCCCTGGGGTCCGATGCGCCAGAGCAGGGTGCGCAGCGTCGCGATCCAGCAGAGTGCCCACTCGGCGCCGCTGCCCTGCACGACGAAGTTGCGGGTGAAGCGGCCCCACTTCTTGCGATCGCGTTCGCGGCTCTCGTCGGCGCGCGCCTCGTCGCCGAGCGCGCGGGTCCAGCGTCCCGTCGGCCGCTCCGAGGCCCGGCCGAGATAGGTCTCGACCACCTCGGCGCGCTCGCCGGCGCGGGCCGCGTCTTCGACGAAGCCGAACGCACGCGGGTAAAGCCTCGTCATCCGAGCGACCATCCGGCCGCCCTCCCCGCTGGTGCTGCCGTACATCGCGCCGAGCATGCCGAGCTTCGCATCACGGCGGGTCTTCACCGCCCCGCGTTTGACCATCCCCTCGTAGAGGTCCGACTCGCTCGCCGCCTCCGACATCGCCCGGTCGCCGCTCAGCGCGGCGAGCACCCGCGGCTCGAGCTGCGCGACATCGGCGACGACGAACCGCCACCCCTCGTCGGCGACGACCGATCCGCGGATCTGCGCCGGGAACGAGAGCGCGCCGCCGCCCTGCGCGGTCCACCGACCGGTCACCGTGCCGCCGGGGAGGAAGCCGGGCTGATAGCGGCCGTCGCTCACCCAGGTGTCGAGCCAGCGCCACCCGTTCGCATTGGCGAGCCGCTGAAGCTTCTTGTAGGCGAGCAGCGGCGCGATCACGGGATGGTCGAGCTGCTGCAGGTTCCACGCGCGGGTGTCGGAGACGTCGAGTCCCGCCGAGCGGAGCGCGCCGAGCAGCGCCTTGGGGGAGTCGGGGTTGAGGTCGGGGGCGTCGAGAGCAGCGCGGATCTCGGGCAGCAGCCGCTCGAGCTCGGCGGGTCGAGCGCCCGGCAGCGGTCGCGCGCCGATGAGCTGGGTGAGCAGGCGCTCGTGCACCTCTTCGCGCAGGGGCAGGCCGACGTGGTCGATCTCGGCGGCGACGAGAGCCCCGGAGCTCTCCGCAGCGAGGAGCAGTTCCAGCGGTCCGCGTTTGCCCGACGCGTCGACTGCCCGCTGCTGACGGTCGTATTCGGCCTCGGCATCGAGATGCTCCTCGTGGCGGTGCCAGTCGAACAGCGCCGCGTCGTGTGCCGTGGTCGGTTGCAGGGCATCCCAGCGGGCGAGGTCATCGCCGGCGAGCGTCCGCTGGTCGATGTGCGGGGATCGTCTCAGGATGTCGTGCGCGAGGCGCAGGTCGAGGCAGCGGTGCACGCGGACGCCGGCGCGCAGCAAGTCGGGATACCAGCGGGTGGTGTCGTCCCACACCCAGCGCGGCGGGCTGCCTCCGGTGGTCGCCTCGCGGTCGGCGACGAACCGCGGGAAGTCGGCAGCCTCGACGACGCTCTCGCGGTCGCCATCAGCGGTGTCGCGCTCGACTGTGCCGCGCTCGGCGGTGCCGCGCTCGACGATGCGGACGGCATCCCCGTCGCGCCGGAGGATCAGCGACGCGGCCACGTTTCCCATTCTGCGTGCCGGTGACTGACCGAATGCAGGAGTTTCTTCTTGAAACGACCCGAATCAGGCCGATTCCAGGGGTCTGAGATCGACATCTCCTGCATCCGGTCAGCCCCTACTCGCCAAATCAAGGAAAAAGCGGGGTCGAGTCACACGTTCATGCGGATCCGAGGCGTTTTCCGCGCAGATTTCCTTGATTTGGTCAGTGGCAGGAGCGGAAGCGAGGGGGCAGAAGCCCGGGAATGGAAATGCCCGATCCCGACGGCGGCTACGGCAGCGTCGGGACCGGGCAGGTCTTCGCGTCGGGTCAGTCCCGAGGTACCTCTCCACGCCAGGCGCCGTCCTCGGTGCCGCGGGACTCGATGAACTGCTTGAAGTTTTGCAGGTCCTTCTTGATCGCGTGGTCGTCGACGCCGAGCAGAGCGCCCGCCGACTCGACGAAGCCCTCGGGCTTCCAGTCGATCTGCACAGTCACTCGCGACGACGTGTCGGAGAGCTTGTGGAAGGTCACGACTCCGGCGTGCTCGTCCTTGCCGCCGATGCTGTTCCAGGCGACGCGCTCGTCGGGGAGCTGCTCGGTGATCTCGGCGTCGAACTCGCGCTCGGCCCCGCCGATTTTCACCTTCCAGTGGTTGTGGGTGTCGTCCTGCTGGGTGATCGACTCGACGAAGCTCAGGAACTGCGGGAACTCCTCGAACTGGGTCCACTGGTTGTAGGCGGTGGTGACGGGGACATCCACGTCGACGGTCTCGATGACGCTGGGCATCGTGTGCCTTCCTCTTTGTTGGTCAGGTCGGGGTTGGGTGCTTCCCACGCTAGGAGCCGCTTCCCTCGCGCACCGGCCTTTCCAGTGCTCTCCCACACAACGTCCAGGAGACGCTAGAGCACGCCATCCTCATCGGCGTCGGGACCGGCGTCCTCGTCGACGTCGCCCGCGTCGACGAGAGGCGCTTCGGGATCTTCGACGCGTTCGTCGACCTCCCGCTCCTCGTCGACCTCGGGCAGGTCGACGATCTGGTACTCCTCGGCCGCGGCGGCGACCGACGGGTCGTCCGGGGCGTCTCTGCGCTCGTGGTCGGCCCCATTGGTGTGCTCGGTCATCGGTTCCCCTTCCTCACCTTCGATTGTCGGATCGGACGGCCGCAACGCTACGGATGCTCAGCAGACTCTGACCGGGCGGCGTGCGACGGGCGAGCGGCATGGATCGCGTCGGCCGCCCGCACGAAGGTCAGGTGGGTGAGCGCCTGCGGCACGTTGCCCATCTGGGTCCCAGCCGCGAAGTCGTACTCCTCCGAGAAGATGCCGACATCGCTCGCGAGCGCGGCGAGCCCGTCCATCAGAGCGGTCGCGTCGTCGGTGCGACCGCTCTTGGCATACTGCTCGACGAGCCAGAACGAGCAGGCGAGGAACGGGTTCTCGCCCGCGGGCAGGCCGTCGCCGACCTCGGACGATCGGTAGCGCAGCACCAGGCCGTCGGCGAGCAGGTCGTGCTCGATCGCCGCGACCGTGCCGAGCATGCGCGGGTCGTCGTAGTCGAGGTAGCCGACCTGCGCGAGCTGCAGGAGTGACGCGTCGACCTCGGTCGACCCATAGTGCTGCACGTAGCTGTTGCGGGTGCGGTCGAAGCCGTGCTCCTCGATCTCGCTCGCGAGTCGATCGCGCATCGAGCGCCACGTCGACGCATCGCCCGCGAACCCGTGCCGTTCGACCGCGCGCACTCCGCGGTCGAAGGCGGCCCACATCATCGCGCGGGAGTGGGTGAAGTACTGCGGATCTCCGCGCATCTCCCAGATCCCGTTGTCCTTCTCATCGATGTGCCGGGCCGTGTACTCGAGCAGCGCGCGTTGCAACGACCACGAATCCCGGGTCTCGGCGAGGCCCGCCTCGCGGGCGACCTCGAGCGCCACCATCACTTCGCCGATGACGTCGGCCTGGAACTGTTCGACGGCGCCGTTGCCCACCCGCACCGGTGCCGCGCCGCGGAACCCGGGCAGAGTGGTGACCGTCCGTTCGGCGAGATCGCGTTCGCCCGCGAGGCCATACATGATCTGCACGTCGGAGGGGTCGCCGGCGATCGCCCGCAGCAGCCAGTCGCGCCAGTGCGCGGCCTCGCCGGTCGACTTGTGCGACAGCAGCACCAGCAGCGTCAGCGACGCGTCGCGCAACCACACGTAGCGGTAGTCCCAGTTGCGCACGCCGCCCGCCTGCTCAGGCAGGCTCGTGGTCGCGGCCGCGACGATTCCGCCCGTGTCCTCATGGGTCAGGGCCCGCAGCATCAGCAGCGAGCGGATCACCAGCCCGTGGTGCGGCCCGCGATGCGTCAGCGTGTGCGCCCAGTCGTGCCACTCGGCCGTCGTCGAGGCGAACGCAGCATCGACATCGAGCGGAGCGGGTGCCTCTCGGTGCGAGGGGAACCAGGTGAGCACCAGATCGACGGTCTCGCCCTCGCTCACGGTGAACTCGCCCGTGTGGGCGTGGCCCGTGGCGCGCAGTTCGGGTCCACGCAGGATGAGCGCATCCGGTCCTGCGGCGGCGAGCAGCGCCGGTCCCGCGGCGCCGCCCACCTGGCGCACCCACGGCAGGGCGCTCGCGTAGCCGAAACGGATGCGCAGATCCTGCCGCATCCGCACCGCCCCTCTGACGCCGTGCACGCGGCGGACCACATCGGCGCGTCGGTTGCCGTAGGGCATGAAGTCGGTGACGCGGACGACTCCGTTCTGCGTCGTCCACTCCGTCTCCAGGATGAGGGTGTCGCCCTTGTAGCGCCGGGTCGCGGTCGCGGTCCCGTCGGCCGGCCGCAGCAGCCAGCGGCCGTGGTCGGCGTCGCCGAGCAGGGCGCCGAAGGTCGACGGCGAGTCGAAGCGCGGCAGGCAGAGCCAATCGATGCTGCCGTCCCGGCCCACGAGGGCGGCGGTGTGGCGGTCGCCGATCATGGCGTAGTCCTCGATGGCAAGCGGCACCAGGTCATTCTGCTGGCCCGACTGTGCGATTGCCCGTAACACGCGACGCCTAGGTTGGTCGGGCAGCCCCGCGGAGGGGCGGCGCGATGAGAGGAAGACCCCATGGACACCAGTGCGTTCGCGACCTCGTTCCGAGCCGACCTGCCCGCCTGGGTGAGCGACGAGCTCGCGGACGTTCCCGACGTGCTCGCGACCGACGAGGAGCGCATGGCCCTCGTGCACCGGCTGGCCGCGCGCAACTTCCGGGAGAAGACCGGCGGACCCTTCGCGGCGCTCGTCGTCGAGACCGAGACCGGCCGCGTCGTCTCGGCGGGAGTCAACCTCGTTCTCGCGTCGGGGCTGTCGATGGCGCACGCCGAGGTGGTCACCCTCGCGCTCGCCCAGACGCGGGTCGGCGGTTGGGACCTCGGGGCCGAGGGGGCTCCCGCCCGGGAACTCGTCGTCAACTGGCGTCCGTGCGCCCAGTGCTACGGCGCGACCCTGTGGTCGGGCGTGCGCCGCCTGGTCGTCGCGGGGGAGGGGCCCGAACTCGAGCACCTCACCAAGTTCGACGAGGGGCCCGTGCGTGAAGACTGGGCCGAGCAGTTCGAGGAGCGCGGCATCACCGTCGCGAAGGACGTGCTCCGCGACGAGGCGCTCGCCGTGTTCGCCGACTACGGCCGCAGCATCGACGCCGGAGAGTCGGTCGTCTACAACGCGCGGGCGCAGGGCGCGATCGACCTCTGATCCCGCTCCTCCGAGCGGGATCCGCTCGGACTGAGGACTTGTTCAGGAGGGGCCCTGCAGACTGGTCGGGTCCTTTTTCGGCGATGGGGCCGTCCTCCACCACCGCTTCGAAAGGCTCTCCTGAGTGACCGGTTTCCTCGACGACGTCCTCGCCAACGACTACGCGCGCGCCGGCATCTACGCCGTCATCGCCTTCCTCATCGCCCTCATCGCGACCTCGATTCTCGGTCGCGTCTTCCGCTGGGTCGCGGCGAAGCGGCACTGGGCCGACGGCAGCGTCCGTGCCCTGCGCCGACCGTTCCGCACGCTCGCGGCGGTGGTCGCGGTATGGATCGCGCTCGAGGTGGCCGTGCTGCCCGGCACCGTGCGCGACGGCGATCGGCTCGGTCCGATCAGCCACCTGTTCCTCATCGCGACGATCGGCGTCGCCGCCTGGTTCATCTGCCGCGTGCTGATCTTCGCCGTCGACCTGTCGCTGAACCGCTACCGCACCGATGTGCGCGACAATCGGGTCGCGCGGCGCATCCGCACCCAGGTGCTGATCCTCCGCCGGCTCGCGATCGTCGCCGTGGTGATCGTCGCGCTCGGCTCGATCCTGCTCACCTTCCCGGGCGCGCAGGCGGCGGGCGCGAGCCTGCTGGCCTCCGCGGGCCTCGTCTCGGTGATCGCCGGTCTCGCCGCCCAGTCGGCGCTCGCCAACGTCTTCGCCGGGATGCAACTCGCCTTCAGCGGCGCGATCCGCGTCGACGACGTCGTCATCGTCGAGCAGCAGTGGGGGCGCATCGAGGAGATCACCCTCACCTACGTCGTGGTGCACATCTGGGACGACCGCCGCATGGTGCTGCCCTCGACGTACTTCACCACCACCCCGTTCGAGAACTGGACCCGCAAGAACTCCGAGCTGCTCGGTTCGGTCGAGTTCGACCTCGACTGGCGGGTGTCACCGCGCGAGATGCGCGACGAGATGCACCGCGTGCTCGAACGGACGGAGCTCTGGGACAAGCGCACCGCGGTGCTGCAGGTCACCGACGCGCTCGGCGGATACGTGCGGGTGCGCATCCTCGTCACCGCGATCGATGCGCCGACACTGTTCGATCTGCGCTGCTACATCCGCGAGGAGCTCGTCGCGTGGCTGCACGAGCGCAGCCCCCAGTCGATCCCGCGCACACGCGTGCAGATGGTCGAGGAGGAGGTGCCGAA from Herbiconiux sp. L3-i23 encodes:
- a CDS encoding YaeQ family protein is translated as MAAGATIHTFTVQLADVDRGVYEDLTLRVARHPSETEAYMVTRLLAYCLEYEEGIAFSEGVSATDEPAVLVRDLTGALRVWIEIGSPDAERLHHGSKSADRTVVYTHRDPAKVAGAWAGKRIHRADAIVLRSFDPGFIDDAVAALERRSTMTLSVTERQLYLELNGTIASSELHEQPIL
- a CDS encoding bifunctional 3'-5' exonuclease/DNA polymerase, which codes for MGNVAASLILRRDGDAVRIVERGTAERGTVERDTADGDRESVVEAADFPRFVADREATTGGSPPRWVWDDTTRWYPDLLRAGVRVHRCLDLRLAHDILRRSPHIDQRTLAGDDLARWDALQPTTAHDAALFDWHRHEEHLDAEAEYDRQQRAVDASGKRGPLELLLAAESSGALVAAEIDHVGLPLREEVHERLLTQLIGARPLPGARPAELERLLPEIRAALDAPDLNPDSPKALLGALRSAGLDVSDTRAWNLQQLDHPVIAPLLAYKKLQRLANANGWRWLDTWVSDGRYQPGFLPGGTVTGRWTAQGGGALSFPAQIRGSVVADEGWRFVVADVAQLEPRVLAALSGDRAMSEAASESDLYEGMVKRGAVKTRRDAKLGMLGAMYGSTSGEGGRMVARMTRLYPRAFGFVEDAARAGERAEVVETYLGRASERPTGRWTRALGDEARADESRERDRKKWGRFTRNFVVQGSGAEWALCWIATLRTLLWRIGPQGADLELADRPHLVFFLHDEVLVHTPEALADEVVAAVRTAAAEATRIMFGRFPIDFPLDVDVCRSWADADSRAVRMDDADDADELDAGDGPASG
- a CDS encoding SRPBCC family protein, which translates into the protein MPSVIETVDVDVPVTTAYNQWTQFEEFPQFLSFVESITQQDDTHNHWKVKIGGAEREFDAEITEQLPDERVAWNSIGGKDEHAGVVTFHKLSDTSSRVTVQIDWKPEGFVESAGALLGVDDHAIKKDLQNFKQFIESRGTEDGAWRGEVPRD
- a CDS encoding glycoside hydrolase family 15 protein, whose product is MPLAIEDYAMIGDRHTAALVGRDGSIDWLCLPRFDSPSTFGALLGDADHGRWLLRPADGTATATRRYKGDTLILETEWTTQNGVVRVTDFMPYGNRRADVVRRVHGVRGAVRMRQDLRIRFGYASALPWVRQVGGAAGPALLAAAGPDALILRGPELRATGHAHTGEFTVSEGETVDLVLTWFPSHREAPAPLDVDAAFASTTAEWHDWAHTLTHRGPHHGLVIRSLLMLRALTHEDTGGIVAAATTSLPEQAGGVRNWDYRYVWLRDASLTLLVLLSHKSTGEAAHWRDWLLRAIAGDPSDVQIMYGLAGERDLAERTVTTLPGFRGAAPVRVGNGAVEQFQADVIGEVMVALEVAREAGLAETRDSWSLQRALLEYTARHIDEKDNGIWEMRGDPQYFTHSRAMMWAAFDRGVRAVERHGFAGDASTWRSMRDRLASEIEEHGFDRTRNSYVQHYGSTEVDASLLQLAQVGYLDYDDPRMLGTVAAIEHDLLADGLVLRYRSSEVGDGLPAGENPFLACSFWLVEQYAKSGRTDDATALMDGLAALASDVGIFSEEYDFAAGTQMGNVPQALTHLTFVRAADAIHAARPSHAARSESAEHP
- a CDS encoding nucleoside deaminase, producing the protein MDTSAFATSFRADLPAWVSDELADVPDVLATDEERMALVHRLAARNFREKTGGPFAALVVETETGRVVSAGVNLVLASGLSMAHAEVVTLALAQTRVGGWDLGAEGAPARELVVNWRPCAQCYGATLWSGVRRLVVAGEGPELEHLTKFDEGPVREDWAEQFEERGITVAKDVLRDEALAVFADYGRSIDAGESVVYNARAQGAIDL
- a CDS encoding mechanosensitive ion channel family protein yields the protein MTGFLDDVLANDYARAGIYAVIAFLIALIATSILGRVFRWVAAKRHWADGSVRALRRPFRTLAAVVAVWIALEVAVLPGTVRDGDRLGPISHLFLIATIGVAAWFICRVLIFAVDLSLNRYRTDVRDNRVARRIRTQVLILRRLAIVAVVIVALGSILLTFPGAQAAGASLLASAGLVSVIAGLAAQSALANVFAGMQLAFSGAIRVDDVVIVEQQWGRIEEITLTYVVVHIWDDRRMVLPSTYFTTTPFENWTRKNSELLGSVEFDLDWRVSPREMRDEMHRVLERTELWDKRTAVLQVTDALGGYVRVRILVTAIDAPTLFDLRCYIREELVAWLHERSPQSIPRTRVQMVEEEVPKRRAPKAVTAHGDDRSLFAGDAAAEKRASQFTGPISTLTSEEIEQARTGPDRGRGDGAAGGDQ